The DNA sequence gatggtgatggtgatggtatttATGGCTATGATGACGATACAGATTCTTGtagcgataataataatggtaatTATAACGATGgttatgatgacgatggtgatgataatggtgcttatgatgatgatacttGTAAACGTTATGATAATAGTTTTGGGGTTGTTGTTTATCTTATCATTCCATCGCCAGTATGGCTGtacccaggccctactcagcTTGCCCTACTCCGCTCGCCTGCTTTATGCTCACAGCTACACCAGTCTCGCGTGGAATCACGCGGCCTCCGCGCGCGTCCGTCTGTATGGAAGCACAAGAGTGGCGGCGGGTGACCTTGTGTACGACTCGCAAAGTGCGTCCAGTCAGTGCGGCATTGCTCAGAGTGCGTCCAGTCAGTGCGGCTTCGCTCAGAGTGCGTCCAGCCAGTGCGTCTTCGCTCAGAGTGATTCAAGTGCGTCCAGTCAGTGCGGCATCGCTCAGAATCACTCAATTAAGGGCAATCAGGCGTCTACTGAAAGTCATCGCGGCCTAGTGCCTCAAACAGAAAGTAATGGTAGCCATAGTACATCGATCACACGTGATTCCGGGTCAAGCGAATGCGATTGCGGAAAAAGTGCGGTCGCGTCTAGCAATCCGCATCGCAGAACACCTATTGACAAGTGCGCAGTGCGGGTAGTTTCAGAAGATGATGCTCGTAGTGGCAAGTACTCCATGGCCGACGTGGTTCTGCCGCTGCCCGGATACAGCGTTATTTATCCTGAGAACAAGATCGCAGATAGGTGCGTGATTTGTCTATGCGTTATTTATCCTGAGAACAAGATCGCAGATAGGTGCGTGATTTGTCTATGCGTTATTTATCCCGAGAACAAGATCGCAGATAGGTGCGTGATTTTTCTATGCGTTATTTATCCTGAGAACAAGATCGCAGATAGGTGCGTGATTCGTTTATGCGTTATTTATCCTGAGAACAAGATCGCAGATAGGTGCGTGATTCGTTTATGCGTTATTTACCCTGAGAACAAGATCGCAGAAAGGTGCGTGATTCGTTTATGCGTTATTTATCCCGAGAACAAGATCGCAGATAGGTGCGTGATTCGTTTATGCGTTATTTATCCTGAGAACAAGATCGCAGGTAGGTGCGTGATTCGTTTATTCGTTATTTATCCTGAGATCGCTAAGAGGTGTGACATTCCCAATTGCTTAACCGCACTCTGGCTTCTATTATTCCCAGTAACGGAATGACATTTGGTGCTTTCTGGGTCAGCGTCATTTAAAACATTTCCGGaataagtacgcagctgctttgtctcccattatctttgttctacaaaggagttcttttgtctctattcttctcgttctttgtgtcgaggtgcggatattgttcatttgcccaatcaaattgcagcttgtaagagctgtgTACTGACCCCATTTCCGTGCTGGCCAATAAAAACACCTCAAGGATTTTGAACTACGAAAGCCAGAACGCGATTTAGCTGTTTAAAAACGCGAGTTCGCAGACTTTTGCAAAAGACAGTAAATCTAACCCTAAATCTAACCCTTACAGCTACAAGGGGACCCTTAATAGCGACAGGCTCAGAGCGGAAGACTTCAGGTATGACTCCTTAGCCTAAATCTAACCCTTACAGCTACCAGGGGACCCTTAATAGCGACAGGCTCAGAGCGGGGGACTTCAGGTATGACTCCTTCTGACACTTTGATTGATGGTTAAGTAAAAATACCTACTGTGATTGCCCTAATAACTATTGAACTTATAGAACTTTTCATGTCTCAGGCGAGGCGCTaattcgggggaggcgcttatttgaaaattctttttttctctaaaaacaaaatgcctTTTGACAACGTGAAAAGTGTGAAAATTCTCCAAGAGCCATATAAGCACAAGCTTTCAATGATGAAATATCGCGGCAGGTTGTGCTTTCAGTGACCCTTTCTTTCCTTCTGACGTATAGTCCCTCTCGTCATCAAAGTCTGTAAAGTGCAACACcccgggggtggggggactCCAGAAAAGTAAACGGGGCTGATTGTCCTATCTCTTAGGATATAAAATTACGACCAATTGCTATCCCTTCGACCACACTCAATACTCTTAGGGGTAAAACTTTCTTTTGATTACAACTAAAGTGCTTCACCTTAGGGTTAGaattgattttgccgacgacCAACCCCTCGGGGGACGGGGTGCATGTTCGGAGGATGCACTGGTCATACCTTTATCAAATTATGCGCTTacgaaatattttttacagATTGAGGAAACTGGGACTCAGTCTCCCAGGCGCATACCGCAAACTGGTGGCCTTCCCGACAGGCATTGCATGGCACTGGACCGGAACTGAGAGTTTTTCACCTTCACAGAGTTGTAAAATTGTAGCGGGTATCACAGGTGGGGCTCACGTCACACAAACATCAGAGCACGTGCCTTGCCCATCAGAGCACGTGCCTTGCCCATCAGAGCACGTGCCTTGCCCATCAGATTACGTGCCTTGCCCATCAGAGCACGTGCCTTTCCCATCAGGTCTAGAGGCCCCATCAACAGATCAATCTGATCACGTGACACTGCCGCTAGATAATGTTCCGACCGAGTCGAAGACATTGGATTTTATTGTTCCTCATAAACGAATAAAACTTGACGCGGACTTGGCGGAGTCTACATCAAGGGATCTTACCCTGTCATTTCGGCTGGATCCATCTTGTTACGCTACAGTTTGCCTACGGGAGATAATGCAAGGGTAACGGTTTCTTGCACTAAGAAACCCTCGTGACCTTTTCAGATGTAAGCCAGAATGaacacagaaatgactgcggcTGTCACGCCAGAGAGCGACGAAAGGAAAAGTCtgtcaataaataaaataagcgTTAGCGCGTTAGCGCACGTGAATTCTTAGTGCAAGTACCCCATACACGATTCGCAAATCTCGGGTCGCGATGCATTGTGATCAGGGTCTAAAGTCCTGGGGAATAGAGGGAAACACGGGTCGCGATGCATTGTGATCAGGGTCTAAAGTCCTGGGGAATAGAGGGAAACACGGGTCGCGATGCATTGTGATCAGGGTCTAAAGTCCTGGGGAATAGAGGGAAACACGGGTCGCGATGCATTGTGATCAGGGTCTAAAGTCCTGGGGAATAGAGGGAAACACGGGTCGCGATGCATTGTGATCAGGGTCTAAAGTCCTGGGGAATAGAGGGAAACACGGGTCGCGATGCATTGTGATCAGGGTCTAAAGTCCTGGGGAATAGAGGGAAACACGGGTCGCGATGCATTGTGATCAGGGTCTAAAGTCCTGGGGAATAGAGGGAAACACGGGTCGCGATGCATTGTGATCAGGGTCTAAAGTCCTGGGGAATAGAGGGAAACACGGGTCGCGATGCATTGTGATCAGGGTCTAAAGTCCTGGGGAATAGAGGGAAACACGGGTCGCGATGCATTGTGATCAGGGTCTAAAGTCCTGGGGAATAGAGGGAAACACGGGTCGCGATGCATTGTGATCAGGGTCTAAAGTCCTGGGGAATAGAGGGAAACACGGGTCGCGATGCATTGTGATCAGGGTCTAAAGTCCTGGGGAATAGAGGGAAACACGGGTCGCGATGCATTGTGATCAGGGTCTAAAGTCCTGGGGAATAGAGGGAAACACGGGTCGCGATGCATTGTGATCAGGGTCTAAAGTCCTGGGGAATAGAGGGAAACACGGGTCGCGATGCATTGTGATCAGGGTCTAAAGTCCTGGGGAATAGAGGGAAACACGGGTCGCGATGCATTGTGATCAGGGTCTAAAGTCCTGGGGAATAGAGGGAAACACGGGTCGCGATGCATTGTGATCAGGGTCTAAAGTCCTGGGGAATAGAGGGAAACACGGAAATAGATCGAGTGCGTGTGTCAAGGGCAACACACTTGATCTGGACCACAATGCAACGCGACCCAAGGTTCGCGAATCTTGTATTGGCTGTCGCTATGACAACCATCATTTGATGAGCCGCGCCTGAACCCTCTACTTGCTGACGTCTCGCGCTTACTCGCAACATGAAAACACTATGACCTGTATGTGATCAACTccctcacctgttatttccaAAATCCTCGAGGTGTACCATAATAAAAAATTTAGCCTTTTATAACATGGCATCAATAATTCTAGGGGTAAACTACGACAAACTTCCCCTGGTCGGGACTTGGCCCTGTGGGATGCGCTTttgtttctgtctgtctgtctgtctgtctgtacgtttgttggtgtttctacggcctctgattggtcgagcaGATGTTTCAGTCTCGTGCACTAGCGAACAGCAAAATGTCAATGTTTAGTTGTTGGAGTGTATAGGGCAAACCTGCTAGCTTTTTAACAACTGTAGTTGCCACAAAATTGCTGTCTTTGAACCAACTACacgagcaaataaaaattgtcacaCGTGTAGATGGGGCTTTATTTGGCGAGAGGTATGCGACGGCTTTTTCGCGCCTAAATCTCTGTATGTATAAGCAAGCCTGTGTAAAATACTAAATGAGGTAGAatgattttctttaaaaaaaaacggacATCAATATAAGAAAACACCAAAAAGACCCCTTACATCTACATTATGGTCGGTAGAGGGGCTGGGGGCACTTGATGAGGGGTCTAGAAGCCGGCTTGAATGAGGTTTGAATGAGCTGTGTTGACACAATTGAATTGCTAATATTCACAAAAACACTCGCCGATTGAGGTCTTATTACGATTCTAAGAAAATGAATTTACCTGGAATATAGACATCAAATGCTTGCTTGGCCGTAAGGTTAGTTAAGTTTGAAAATTGTTATCTAATTAATATTGGTATCTTTTATGCTCCATGTAATATGTCacgaatagaatcaaaaagcccaaactgtcgcgatctcgtaccagaacaatgaatacaatacaccaaaaactggaaatcgactctgccaaattttcgtctttaataagacttcttcagggcagactgaagaaggtgaatcgttacaagcttatttacatcagaaaagtggcgcgagacgcaaaaacattacaactgacaaaaacgcgcattttctagaatagcgcgcgcggGGGGGACTGGGTGGGTTCAGCCGATGGAATGTGTGGAATGTGGGCGGATGTTTCGcctacataaacaatcggcaaaagttaatgtaagcaaaatagatttcgcgaacgcgaataatcaattagggccGGTGTTTCGCCGGGAGTCCGTCGGCGGCCATCTGGCCGACTACGTCGACTGTCGGACTGGGTAGTTTGAGCCAAACATTCGGCGAAGTtaatgtaggcaaaatagatttcgcgaacacgaataatcaattaggggcaggtgtttcgcgtgcatgaataacCAATCAGGGCTGCGGTGCTTCGCGttcatgaataattagggtgTGGGCCGGGCGCGTGCAAGCCCAAGGACCTGCgcgtacacgactttttggggcagcCGTGAAAACGTGgagggccgccaacctacggagcgcggaacaATCGTTTTTCGGCTGTGAGTTCGAGGCCGCctgcgtggcgtttaaacctgagttctactcgaacaccccgctcccgaactcctcgcgaattttttgcagtctctttttcatccTTTCGCGTGCcaccagggagggccctttcccgctttttttatcatgcggTGCGAGGCCGGGTCGAGCTCTGATGGCGGTCTTGAGTGCgttgtatctctcttgttcctgaagtattagccgaaactcttcgtctgagatacgcccgtcttgcagagccttagagaccagctcgctgatcgagtttttcttactctccgctagaaccatcgtgtcttcgtgtttagccaccttgcccgtaagacccctagagaccacccccgcgcccgcgcccgcgcccacgacaccgaccagcccggcgacccctgccagtggagcgccgatcagaacccctatcccactcaaagagactcccAGTCCGGCGCtggcagcgatgccggatgccacagacacagcatgggtaacggcgaaGGCGCGCTTgtacttcttccgcacctgtcgataatGCGTTATCTcattgtctagaaccgcctgagtgtcacgtaTTACCTGGAGTCGGAAACTTTGCGCGTCGCCGCCGgtgcttgccggagcggtaggcgtcTGCGGGGGGTGGGCACTGGGGAGTGGGGGATATATGGATATgccaccgctgctaacgtcgctgtccGCCATGCCTGCTATGTCgggcctaggttagctctaatacgaggcgaacaggcctgcccttaaagtccacccgtctaccgcggtcatccctgatccatattcggatactcgagacaaactcagaggaagacgcGGCGACACAAATGGGGGtgtcgggcccatagacgactttctcgtgcggcctcccgcgggtttctaggcaagccaGAACGTTTGAATTCTCGTTTAAGGCGAAGCATTTCGTGCGGTCTACGATGTCGCAGAAGACGTAgatggcctctattttcggcaaagtcacCTCAAGCGGGGGGGCCCCAAAGGCATtgcgaggccccgctcccccatctgatcgtctttagcctctaggccaaacagtgcgcaaagctcggcgttcaggaacgcaacgccattggacacgagcacgatcttcccggtgaggggatccagcttcgcggtcagaatctggcTTTTAGCgtggttgatcgtttccacgatggactcggccgtgtggtgcccggctggcagagtagcgatgggcgggagggaggctatagtcgttatctgctgctcccgctcgagattataccagctgttaaacagcgagcactgccggagcgccacaaagcgtgggcgccttatcggctgcccgaagaagagcgtcagttcaCCTCCGGTAAACTCAgcgtgtaggaccaccattgtgttgaacatagcccgccttcgtgtttaatagggctgagcatggattgggaaggctggcagatgctgaacgaggtcccccgaaggaaggaggaggaggagacgaagaaggcggcggttgcggcgggagcctctatagccgaacaactcaaacacgctatagcagaacaagccaaaaaaccggtttccctaggtctctgaccctcgcgcaaaagctgctctacgccgtgcccgcgacccccgtggagagcacggcctcagacatcaccccactactcacgcagctggagatacacgtggctgaggacaaatcattcacgactagggtccgagacgtattcaaagagacagtagtcacgcacaagtccgccaaggagtctcgccggtggctatcggagccttcctatgggtactggccacagcaactcaactttgcggtctggtgcgcaaccgccggatgtggggtgtccctaactgaccccactttcgccacgctcccctctgtcatcaggggatttctaaggtttcacgtctacttcaccatccggaggatactctacgagctcggcgtccCTCTGCCTGGCGACAACCCGTTCGCGCAAAAAGgcaacccctacaagaaggccgctttcgagcgtctatgcgcagagttcggtttgccgcgtaagccggacttccgatggaaaggcgggcggaaccacgggctaggcgatgtgtttgtgttctacccgggggaggggtatcgcaacgtgcacgtgatccgcggctacgacacggcggcggatgagtacccgagccacctcaatctgtttagcgacgaaggtgggacgtacaatagtgggaagcaggtgggttacatacgcaacgacgaccacgggggcgtgcaatatagctggtttgcgcctcccaaaggcgaggggctgacaaaagcagggctagggagACTCgaccgctcggtcgaggcgttcgtctacacggTGCACAGGTGcacaggtaaacgtccgttcctccatcgcaggggccggtgggccggccatggaggcgcaggcggagttcacggagctgctcgaagacgcgatcatagaaaacgacatcgctcaaagcgtgcaaaggcaccagttagccgtgcaggaggccaaggtgagactgagtcttgcggttgcACCAGgtgtgtggctgatgccgagcgatctggtgataaacacgcaaagcgtcgtggggtacaacaataagctgcagaaagccacggactccatgaagctcggcgcaaacgcgatcaacaccgagacaaagccagtcggtgctcataacacggccggtgggcatcctagggtgcaacacgcgaCTGACCacgtgccgccccggcggcaaAGCGCCactgcgaaagtgcacgcggAGGGCGCGGCTGCCCCGGACCTGGGCAGGCTGCCGGGTGCCGTTCCGGCGTCGGCACGACAGGCTGCGCATAGCACGTCGGGCGAAaagagtgaccacaccgccctcaaggtgGGGTTGTTGGTGCTCGTGgcggccgcggcgtattacttgttccgatgactgctttgcattTGACGAACcgagaacgcggctacggctagaatgagcagccacgcgttttcgccaaggaatttcaccgcttatCCTGcggccttaaacacgaagttcgcgatgctgcctactagcccggggagaagctcgcccagctttttcccgatggccttaagcccgttaccgacccctctggccacggaggagagcgacttgccgagcgacgtcacaatggccgcgatcgtcgtcgctacggccaacccgatagcggtgacggtaaagccgtactttttgaagatggctttgatgcgctcccttagcggcttttggttctcgagctcttggttttcgcgttctagttcgccaatctcggacagcctctcctcgttgcgctcacgggcctcttggcggctaCTCTCTGACgagttagggtcgtcgatggtctccctgtctgtggctgccaccccttgcagctcttggatccgttctgtgttctcctggatgaccgcgtctatctctgccacagaccccatcgccagcttgaagcctttcagcttcGCAACGTCCTGTCGGACGCTCCCGTCCTcgttgaacagctgtcttggtttagacCACCCCCCTTTGTCGAGGTTGCGAACccgtattagcgtctttcccctccggtctgactggaaccgtagcAGACTCTCTCTAAGGTTTGGGTATTCCTCCCTGAGgaactggagaccgagtcttgccGCCGCACCCTCTgtgatgaacgaggtttcagcaCTTGCCGTTCCTGCGGTTTGCGAAGCCGtcctatgcgcagcatgcatacgcgacgacgtgctcgtcattgggatcgactccccgtCGTCGGGGTCGAACGGGATAAGGGGtgtcgtctcgtcgtcccccaccccgcgatcggcggactCACCCgacaaggtatcgtcaatgtcgacgtcaacatcacccatgatgcgcgcgcataactcgtgctatgctatgttagacatgtctaacagtccgcaccatagccacgcgacTTCGTACTTTATGTGCATATATACacgatgtcagtcagcgataaactcgaCCCCTAGCGAACACCCAGAAtccctctggggttgaaagccgagagaactgttcaccgggtcactctcaacccgtcgacggcctccccagaggagacgctatatgtggcggtcccaaagctgtcggaaggcgtcacgctcgtgcctggctccttgagggtcggtctcgaACTCTCCGTCTCAGGCCATgcgaataataccgtcgtgaacaacgtcggccgaaatctcgtgagccgcctgaaaatcacgtttgcaggagaaatgctccaggacaccaaccgctacgacgtcttcaagacgtatgaggagctttacctgtccaaggtcgagagagaggaccgcctggagcagggcatacagtcggaaaacatgcgcaggcttcgctccaaggccgGCGATAAGGCGaccagtaacgccaaggagaacgctctaagcgccacccacggggcgaggtacaccatcccgctagaccattctctgctgacggaccacggcgtgctATACCCAAGGGcactctccgaggcgctgctcttcgagatcacgttcgCATCGgctgaccaggtagtagtcggaactGATgccaccaaattatcctatggcatcaaaaatctagagctggagtacgaaagcctgagggatgacaacctcgcccggtctgcagccgccgcctaccacaacggcacaacgttcttctacgagcaagtgaaccttcacaagaccttcgtgattagcaaagggacggacagcataatcaacgagagtgtcaacctgccgcgaaggtctatgagtggtctgctgCTCCTCTtcgtggagccatacacggcagggactcgcgactctgagaagttcgtgtaccccgacatcaagagcgttcgcgttacaatcgacggcacgccaaacaaagtcttcagccagggcctgcgccccacggatttctggagggaggcgaaaaggcggttcgtccgcccctccccgggggggcacagcggagcgcccgccgccccggcaatcggtcgttctatggcgataacaaatttgctctgtggatcgaccttcgaacgacggacgacagcgCCATCCATGGGGgcggtctccgattggtcaatacccgcgacggcgtgcacctcgagataaaacgcacggcaggCGGCTCGGGtagcgtaaactgtcacgtgtttgtagtggccgacgcccagatgaaccttatgaacggacaactagagtccatacaatactgagcacatacgccggagcggtatggacccgaaaaacgtcccatttaacgctctcatcgtgggcccgacgtcatgcgggaagacccaattcgtagtggaccgactgtgcggccctttccggggcaagtttgactacatcgtactcgtgtgccccacctttgtctacaacaaaacatacgacggcttcggcgagggcgacaatcgtctgtttgtcatcgtacctgaggcgggtcagatcgacatactgctgaggtctGTCTCCactctcttcgaaggcactaatacgctaatcatactcgacgactgtgcggcctcgaaagacgtaaagaggcgctctgaccagctcgtcaacttagcgttcagcgcgcgccacgtgggtatcagcgtgtgggtgatcacgcagcagctcaccagcatcacgaagccgttccgcgagaacatcgcggccctggtggtcttctataccccgagcaaggcggacatgaaagctatcctgcatgactacggtgCGGAGCtttcagaagagaagatgaaagagtacatgaaggccctcaagacgaaaaagttctcgaagttagagttttgcttgcgtcacccttataccatcgccctggCCTGCCCGACGCAGGCCGTCCCGGCTGCCGGTGAGCAGACcgagatagcagacgcgagggagaaactcgcgatcctcgtagcctcggggaagtcgagagagaTGGTAGGCAAAGCGCTGACCCACggcgacgtcaaacgcatgagcgc is a window from the Nematostella vectensis chromosome 9, jaNemVect1.1, whole genome shotgun sequence genome containing:
- the LOC5502721 gene encoding pseudouridylate synthase PUS7L isoform X3; protein product: MFIFQNGEHVVVVRKDPVYEELKKQLQNKEDTDRFFRFAHCTNKQTVSTCSLSVTNDKTSRTQIHRLLAKQFGSFLESKTFPCDPSSPESPCIQVRMRAKLSRSKERKTAGDNKTFSKITGPRYTHFTLQKTGLETLEAIERLSRVLRAPSSAFSYAGIKDRKAVTIQRVAVKGFTSKQLVSALDRQVIGGIVTGGYKTCDAPLRLGQLCGNFFQINVRGVQPLASSSQGITELVTTAVSNVSRHGFVNYFGPQRFGQEDNSVNASDVGLAMLQGDVERAVRLILSPSNSSVAAAAQAKRYYKETGDIPGTLARMPPGQTRERLILKALHRHGRDKYGCTQALLSLPYSARLLYAHSYTSLAWNHAASARVRLYGSTRVAAGDLVYDSQSASSQCGIAQSASSQCGFAQSASSQCVFAQSDSSASSQCGIAQNHSIKGNQASTESHRGLVPQTESNGSHSTSITRDSGSSECDCGKSAVASSNPHRRTPIDKCAVRVVSEDDARSGKYSMADVVLPLPGYSVIYPENKIADSYKGTLNSDRLRAEDFRLRKLGLSLPGAYRKLVAFPTGIAWHWTGTESFSPSQSCKIVAGITGGAHVTQTSEHVPCPSEHVPCPSEHVPCPSDYVPCPSEHVPFPSGLEAPSTDQSDHVTLPLDNVPTESKTLDFIVPHKRIKLDADLAESTSRDLTLSFRLDPSCYATVCLREIMQG
- the LOC5502721 gene encoding pseudouridylate synthase PUS7L isoform X2, giving the protein MTFPMLKTSTLQIENGEHVVVVRKDPVYEELKKQLQNKEDTDRFFRFAHCTNKQTVSTCSLSVTNDKTSRTQIHRLLAKQFGSFLESKTFPCDPSSPESPCIQVRMRAKLSRSKERKTAGDNKTFSKITGPRYTHFTLQKTGLETLEAIERLSRVLRAPSSAFSYAGIKDRKAVTIQRVAVKGFTSKQLVSALDRQVIGGIVTGGYKTCDAPLRLGQLCGNFFQINVRGVQPLASSSQGITELVTTAVSNVSRHGFVNYFGPQRFGQEDNSVNASDVGLAMLQGDVERAVRLILSPSNSSVAAAAQAKRYYKETGDIPGTLARMPPGQTRERLILKALHRHGRDKYGCTQALLSLPYSARLLYAHSYTSLAWNHAASARVRLYGSTRVAAGDLVYDSQSASSQCGIAQSASSQCGFAQSASSQCVFAQSDSSASSQCGIAQNHSIKGNQASTESHRGLVPQTESNGSHSTSITRDSGSSECDCGKSAVASSNPHRRTPIDKCAVRVVSEDDARSGKYSMADVVLPLPGYSVIYPENKIADSYKGTLNSDRLRAEDFRLRKLGLSLPGAYRKLVAFPTGIAWHWTGTESFSPSQSCKIVAGITGGAHVTQTSEHVPCPSEHVPCPSEHVPCPSDYVPCPSEHVPFPSGLEAPSTDQSDHVTLPLDNVPTESKTLDFIVPHKRIKLDADLAESTSRDLTLSFRLDPSCYATVCLREIMQG